One window from the genome of Andrena cerasifolii isolate SP2316 chromosome 3, iyAndCera1_principal, whole genome shotgun sequence encodes:
- the LOC143366788 gene encoding BTB/POZ domain-containing protein 1 isoform X1: MSSEASSSDMPNVIPRLHNLRLNQENDDPQLNVNFATTGDSSPETVRNTQPIGNVTLSRVRRALNFVCDEDQPTTSVARNGESVFSNGDNRPPTNAANTLHLEGRPQNNVALENTSINSQSTVAYNWQGTKAKMRERIVFLFNNEILSDVSFIVGRGAQKQRIPAHKLVLSSGSAVFDAMFNGTLATASSEIEVPDVEPTAFLAVLLFLYTDEIQIDPETVMTTLYTAKKYAVSALEKHCVDYLKSNLTSDNAFLLLTQARLFDEPQLAAVCLDTIDRFTTEALNADGFTDIDIDTLKIVLERDTLHVRESTIFQAVLRWSEAECIRHQLPVTPENQRLVLGSTFSLVRFPLMSKEEFTAGPAQSGLLNYAEVLSLFSYFILNPKPVVGFQTMPRCSITGKEQTVCRFQQTKSRWGYNGTSDRIRFSVDRRIFLIGYGVYGSMQGSAIYEVLIELIHTASGKVIASNSSSFSSDGSKYTYRLMFKELAEILPNTIYTASATFKGPYSHYGTKGLKTVMVDGETGNGKVKFEFSIEAGDNNGTSTDEGQIPELIFYT, translated from the exons ATGTCGTCGGAGGCTTCCTCGAGCGATATGCCGAATGTCATACCGAGATTGCATAATTTACGCTTGAACCAGGAGAACGATGATCCCCAGCTAAATGTGAATTTTGCCACAACTGGCGATTCATCTCCTGAAACTGTACGAAACACCCAGCCCATTGGTAATGTCACCCTATCGCGCGTCAGACGTGCACTCAATTTTGTGTGCGACGAAGATCAGCCGACTACATCTGTGGCTAGAAACGGAGAGTCCGTCTTCTCCAATGGAGACAA TAGGCCTCCAACAAATGCAGCGAATACATTGCATTTAGAAGGAAGACCTCAAAATAATGTTGCTTTGGAAAACACCTCTATAAATAGCCAATCAACGGTCGCGTACAATTGGCAAGGGACAAAGGCAAAGATGCGTGAGAGAATCgtgtttctttttaataatgaGATACTGTCGGACGTCAGCTTCATAGTAGGAAGGGGAGCACAAAAGCAGCGTATACCAGCTCATAAACTAGTCCTGTCTTCTGGAAGTGCCGTTTTCGATGCAATGTTCAACGGAACACTTGCAACAGCTTCTTCAGAAATAGAAGTACCTGATGTAGAACCCACTGCTTTTTTGGCAgtgcttctttttttatatacggATGAGATACAGATAGATCCCGAGACTGTGATGACGACATTGTATACAGCTAAGAAATATGCGGTGTCCGCTTTAGAGAAGCATTGCGTGGATTACTTGAAGAGTAACTTAACCAGTGACAATGCTTTCTTACTTTTAACGCAAGCTCGCCTGTTCGACGAGCCTCAATTGGCCGCGGTGTGTTTGGATACCATAGATAGATTTACAACAGAAGCACTAAATGCAGATGGATTTACAGATATCGATATTGATACGTTGAAGATCGTTTTGGAAAGGGACACACTTCATGTTAGAGAGTCTACAATATTCCAAGCAGTTCTAAG ATGGTCAGAGGCAGAATGTATTAGGCATCAGCTACCAGTTACTCCAGAAAATCAGCGTTTAGTCTTGGGCAGTACTTTTTCATTGGTTCGCTTTCCTTTGATGTCGAAAGAAGAATTTACCGCCGGTCCTGCGCAATCTGGTCTTCTAAATTATGCCGAG GTTCTTTCATTATTTTCGTATTTCATACTAAATCCAAAGCCAGTTGTAGGATTTCAAACAATGCCCCGCTGCTCTATAACTGGCAAGGAACAAACAGTATGCAGATTTCAACAAACTAAAAGCAGATGGGGATATAATGGAACTAGCGATCGCATAAG ATTTAGCGTTGATAGACGTATATTTCTTATTGGTTACGGAGTATATGGTAGTATGCAGGGTTCAGCAATATATGAAGTACTAATAGAGTTGATACACACTGCTTCCGGGAAAGTTATTGCTTCAAATTCATCAAGTTTCAGCTCTGATGGTTCAAAGTACACTTACCGCTTAATGTTTAAAGAGTTAGCAGAAATCTTACCCAATACGATTTATACTGCATCAGCAACATTTAAG GGCCCGTATTCCCATTATGGAACTAAGGGTTTGAAAACTGTCATGGTGGATGGTGAAACGGGGAATGGCAAAGTTaagtttgaatttagtatcgaGGCTGGCGATAATAATGGAACGTCTACCGATGAAGGACAGATTCCTGAACTTATATTTTACACTTAA
- the LOC143366788 gene encoding BTB/POZ domain-containing protein 1 isoform X2, with amino-acid sequence MSSEASSSDMPNVIPRLHNLRLNQENDDPQLNVNFATTGDSSPETVRNTQPIGNVTLSRVRRALNFVCDEDQPTTSVARNGESVFSNGDKPPTNAANTLHLEGRPQNNVALENTSINSQSTVAYNWQGTKAKMRERIVFLFNNEILSDVSFIVGRGAQKQRIPAHKLVLSSGSAVFDAMFNGTLATASSEIEVPDVEPTAFLAVLLFLYTDEIQIDPETVMTTLYTAKKYAVSALEKHCVDYLKSNLTSDNAFLLLTQARLFDEPQLAAVCLDTIDRFTTEALNADGFTDIDIDTLKIVLERDTLHVRESTIFQAVLRWSEAECIRHQLPVTPENQRLVLGSTFSLVRFPLMSKEEFTAGPAQSGLLNYAEVLSLFSYFILNPKPVVGFQTMPRCSITGKEQTVCRFQQTKSRWGYNGTSDRIRFSVDRRIFLIGYGVYGSMQGSAIYEVLIELIHTASGKVIASNSSSFSSDGSKYTYRLMFKELAEILPNTIYTASATFKGPYSHYGTKGLKTVMVDGETGNGKVKFEFSIEAGDNNGTSTDEGQIPELIFYT; translated from the exons ATGTCGTCGGAGGCTTCCTCGAGCGATATGCCGAATGTCATACCGAGATTGCATAATTTACGCTTGAACCAGGAGAACGATGATCCCCAGCTAAATGTGAATTTTGCCACAACTGGCGATTCATCTCCTGAAACTGTACGAAACACCCAGCCCATTGGTAATGTCACCCTATCGCGCGTCAGACGTGCACTCAATTTTGTGTGCGACGAAGATCAGCCGACTACATCTGTGGCTAGAAACGGAGAGTCCGTCTTCTCCAATGGAGACAA GCCTCCAACAAATGCAGCGAATACATTGCATTTAGAAGGAAGACCTCAAAATAATGTTGCTTTGGAAAACACCTCTATAAATAGCCAATCAACGGTCGCGTACAATTGGCAAGGGACAAAGGCAAAGATGCGTGAGAGAATCgtgtttctttttaataatgaGATACTGTCGGACGTCAGCTTCATAGTAGGAAGGGGAGCACAAAAGCAGCGTATACCAGCTCATAAACTAGTCCTGTCTTCTGGAAGTGCCGTTTTCGATGCAATGTTCAACGGAACACTTGCAACAGCTTCTTCAGAAATAGAAGTACCTGATGTAGAACCCACTGCTTTTTTGGCAgtgcttctttttttatatacggATGAGATACAGATAGATCCCGAGACTGTGATGACGACATTGTATACAGCTAAGAAATATGCGGTGTCCGCTTTAGAGAAGCATTGCGTGGATTACTTGAAGAGTAACTTAACCAGTGACAATGCTTTCTTACTTTTAACGCAAGCTCGCCTGTTCGACGAGCCTCAATTGGCCGCGGTGTGTTTGGATACCATAGATAGATTTACAACAGAAGCACTAAATGCAGATGGATTTACAGATATCGATATTGATACGTTGAAGATCGTTTTGGAAAGGGACACACTTCATGTTAGAGAGTCTACAATATTCCAAGCAGTTCTAAG ATGGTCAGAGGCAGAATGTATTAGGCATCAGCTACCAGTTACTCCAGAAAATCAGCGTTTAGTCTTGGGCAGTACTTTTTCATTGGTTCGCTTTCCTTTGATGTCGAAAGAAGAATTTACCGCCGGTCCTGCGCAATCTGGTCTTCTAAATTATGCCGAG GTTCTTTCATTATTTTCGTATTTCATACTAAATCCAAAGCCAGTTGTAGGATTTCAAACAATGCCCCGCTGCTCTATAACTGGCAAGGAACAAACAGTATGCAGATTTCAACAAACTAAAAGCAGATGGGGATATAATGGAACTAGCGATCGCATAAG ATTTAGCGTTGATAGACGTATATTTCTTATTGGTTACGGAGTATATGGTAGTATGCAGGGTTCAGCAATATATGAAGTACTAATAGAGTTGATACACACTGCTTCCGGGAAAGTTATTGCTTCAAATTCATCAAGTTTCAGCTCTGATGGTTCAAAGTACACTTACCGCTTAATGTTTAAAGAGTTAGCAGAAATCTTACCCAATACGATTTATACTGCATCAGCAACATTTAAG GGCCCGTATTCCCATTATGGAACTAAGGGTTTGAAAACTGTCATGGTGGATGGTGAAACGGGGAATGGCAAAGTTaagtttgaatttagtatcgaGGCTGGCGATAATAATGGAACGTCTACCGATGAAGGACAGATTCCTGAACTTATATTTTACACTTAA